A single region of the Triplophysa dalaica isolate WHDGS20190420 chromosome 15, ASM1584641v1, whole genome shotgun sequence genome encodes:
- the slirp gene encoding SRA stem-loop-interacting RNA-binding protein, mitochondrial has product MAAAAAAAGKKVYEVFVSKVPWTIATREIKEYFGQFGQVKKCLLPLDKETGFHRGFCWIGFNTEEGLQNALQKDPHIIEGAKLQVQRNRKAFIGRKSNKEAEDS; this is encoded by the exons ATGGCAgcggcagcagcagcagcaggcaAGAAAGTCTATGAGGTTTTTGTATCAAAAGTGCCATGGACGATCGCAACCA GGGAAATTAAAGAGTACTTCGGACAATTCGGTCAGGTGAAGAAATGTCTCCTGCCCCTT GATAAAGAGACAGGCTTTCATCGGGGGTTTTGTTGGATAGGCTTCAATACAGAAGAGGGACTGCAGAATGCACTTCAAAAGGATCCTCACATTATTGAAGGAGCAAAG CTTCAGGTACAAAGGAACAGAAAGGCATTCATTGGaagaaaatcaaacaaagaAGCAGAAGACAgctaa
- the alkbh1 gene encoding nucleic acid dioxygenase ALKBH1 — protein sequence MASSMVEHGEDAFRKLFKFYKRRNPPPDFNEVINFAKPLNNDKVFRCELNSSPLNEEEVSKAGLQPVKDWRAFALRGYPGFIFISNPFLPGSQQYWAKQCLKNYPQKPNVCNLDMHMSPAETDNIWEQSIEGIQRKGSGKREPKTLLEKLRWVTLGYHYDWNSKTYSPDHFTPFPTELHSLSHKVTAACGFPGFNAEAGILNYYRSDSSLGIHVDESELDHTRPLLSFSFGQTAVFLLGGAKREDHPTAMFMHSGDIMVMSGPSRLLYHAVPCIVPAPAGNPLPSCLSETLKSEPQNDDIIQNVNEGDWKVCSWYLETSRVNVTVRQVLGSGQTFPNTETLRGAAHTSTDSCQKSDEEGETGTHKKRKTESGYERDS from the exons ATGGCGTCCTCCATGGTGGAGCATGGAGAGGATGCTTTTAGGAAGTTGTTTAAATTTTATAAGAGGAGAAATCCTCCTCCAGACTTCAATGAGGTTATTAATTTCGCTAAACCTCTTAATAATGACAAG GTTTTTCGTTGTGAGCTTAACTCCAGCCCTTTAAATGAGGAGGAAGTTTCCAAAGCAGGTCTTCAACCAGTGAAAGACTGGAGAGCCTTTGCTCTGCGTGGATATCCAG GGTTCATTTTTATATCCAACCCATTCCTGCCAGGGTCTCAGCAATACTGGGCAAAGCAATGCCTAAAAAACTATCCACAGAAACCAAATGTGTGCAACCTGGATATGCATATGTCACCTGCAGAGACAGATAACATCTGGGAGCAAAGCATAGAAGGCATTCA GAGAAAAGGCTCTGGGAAAAGAGAGCCCAAGACTCTTCTAGAAAAGCTGCGCTGGGTGACTCTCGGTTATCACTATGATTGGAACTCCAAG ACGTACTCTCCAGATCACTTCACTCCCTTCCCCACTGAACTTCACTCCCTGTCTCACAAAGTAACAGCAGCATGTGGCTTTCCCGGCTTTAATGCAGAGGCGGGCATTCTCAACTACTACCGTTCAGATTCGTCTCTCGGAATCCATGTTGACGAATCGGAGCTCGACCACACCCGACCTCTGCTTTCTTTCAG TTTTGGGCAGACTGCAGTTTTCCTGCTGGGCGGGGCTAAGAGGGAGGACCACCCCACAGCCATGTTCATGCACAGTGGCGACATAATGGTGATGTCAGGACCCAGCCGTCTGCTCTATCACGCAGTGCCCTGCATTGTTCCTGCCCCTGCTGGAAACCCGCTGCCATCCTGCCTGAGCGAGACACTAAAGAGTGAACCGCAGAACGATGACATCATTCAGAACGTGAATGAGGGGGATTGGAAGGTTTGCTCCTGGTATTTGGAGACGTCTCGAGTGAATGTGACGGTTAGACAAGTACTGGGATCCGGTCAGACCTTCCCAAATACAGAGACACTGAGGGGGGCGGCACACACATCTACGGACAGCTGTCAAAAATCAGATGAAGAGGGTGAAACTGGAACtcataagaaaagaaaaacagaatcaGGCTATGAGCGAGATTCATAA